In Aliivibrio wodanis, a genomic segment contains:
- a CDS encoding putative uncharacterized protein (No significant database matches): MKITLPDEKYGSGNDCAVSGEGTPVCQTEIFDLGWMQADKTQTQEELFSSLYTEETLDKHKALIKKYNTHLNEPVRQGEMIILLTMEPVEQKDINKLIVLKEECQVASEGLCKLTEEQLQVHQTYFEVIENKLIEYWNTGMPTDGFAYMGTAIGTVAPAMKKNLENVSSTLAKLDELYLKMLSKKLDRSSFTQQRQALKEILDKKLDKLTQKTLNIPVNKSIKKTLGVHSTKSLIHNADEILKEGSVSELGKRIANTAKWIKHAESAGNVAVGLSVMSGVYNVTQNCDGLQSCTRNIAIETGGVIGGWAGGTAGAAIASGFVVLIGASSAPIVMIVVGIGAAGFGILGAGAGKDVFESFYEMSKLDAILERVESRVEKRIPQEIEDYIIESRFNNFSINSSF; the protein is encoded by the coding sequence ATGAAGATTACTTTACCTGATGAAAAATACGGAAGCGGTAATGACTGTGCGGTAAGTGGAGAGGGTACACCTGTATGTCAGACAGAGATTTTTGATTTAGGCTGGATGCAGGCAGATAAAACTCAAACGCAAGAAGAGTTGTTTTCTAGCTTATATACAGAAGAAACATTGGATAAACATAAAGCCCTTATTAAAAAGTATAATACTCACTTAAATGAGCCTGTTCGTCAGGGAGAAATGATTATTTTGCTAACAATGGAGCCTGTTGAACAAAAGGATATTAATAAGCTAATAGTATTAAAAGAAGAATGTCAGGTTGCAAGTGAAGGGTTATGTAAACTGACAGAAGAACAATTACAAGTTCATCAAACTTATTTCGAAGTTATTGAAAACAAGTTGATTGAATATTGGAATACAGGTATGCCAACGGATGGTTTTGCGTATATGGGAACAGCTATCGGAACCGTAGCCCCTGCAATGAAAAAGAATTTGGAAAATGTATCTTCAACATTAGCTAAGTTGGATGAACTATACCTAAAGATGTTATCTAAAAAGCTAGACCGTTCTAGTTTTACGCAGCAACGCCAGGCATTAAAAGAAATATTGGATAAGAAATTAGATAAACTAACTCAAAAAACACTTAATATCCCAGTAAATAAAAGTATTAAAAAGACCCTTGGAGTTCATTCAACAAAGTCTCTTATCCATAATGCTGATGAAATATTGAAAGAAGGTAGTGTTAGTGAGTTAGGTAAGCGTATTGCTAATACGGCTAAATGGATTAAACATGCAGAATCTGCGGGTAATGTTGCTGTAGGATTAAGTGTCATGAGTGGTGTATATAATGTAACTCAAAATTGTGATGGACTTCAATCATGTACTCGAAATATTGCAATTGAAACCGGTGGAGTTATTGGTGGTTGGGCTGGCGGAACGGCTGGAGCCGCAATTGCTAGTGGATTTGTAGTTCTAATCGGGGCTTCTTCAGCTCCGATTGTTATGATTGTCGTTGGTATAGGAGCCGCAGGCTTTGGTATTCTGGGTGCAGGTGCTGGCAAGGATGTATTTGAATCATTCTATGAAATGTCTAAATTGGATGCAATTTTAGAGCGTGTTGAAAGCCGTGTAGAAAAAAGGATACCTCAAGAAATAGAAGATTACATTATAGAATCAAGATTTAATAACTTTTCAATAAATTCTTCATTTTAG
- a CDS encoding putative uncharacterized protein (No significant database matches): MLRTFKLDEHSIVRHLEYQAMISHRYAIIEPSLFDDLLVYVYQQNPVLEWDYLLGHELKKRSPIIIKLTSNESHDDFLNRFIAQPSGSVFSSSLDFKAFQQQALYAYTIIKESGNKATLRFFDPRVLPSVLLALKPEQLEQMFNGVLAIQWHHYNSWFVYQSSVSTELSEDVHSFTEDPIVIDNTQLALMDEIRKYQLLEDIAHQYQPILPPSHQAMDILFDADKYNPTMAQEYEGYLRMRIDTGCLEKEPQWMSIKLEQSDTSLIERIKGIHQQVKSQELIS, from the coding sequence ATGCTCCGTACATTCAAACTAGATGAACACTCAATAGTCAGACATCTTGAATATCAAGCAATGATCAGTCATAGGTACGCTATTATTGAACCTAGCCTATTTGATGATCTGTTAGTGTATGTTTATCAACAAAATCCAGTTCTTGAATGGGATTATCTATTAGGTCACGAATTAAAGAAACGTAGCCCAATTATTATCAAATTAACGAGTAATGAAAGTCATGATGATTTTTTGAATCGGTTTATTGCACAGCCATCAGGGAGTGTATTCTCATCTTCTCTCGATTTTAAAGCGTTTCAGCAGCAGGCTTTATATGCTTATACCATTATTAAAGAGTCGGGAAATAAAGCGACATTACGATTTTTTGATCCAAGAGTATTACCAAGTGTGCTGTTGGCATTAAAACCTGAGCAGCTTGAGCAAATGTTTAACGGTGTTTTAGCAATTCAGTGGCATCACTACAACTCTTGGTTCGTATATCAAAGCTCTGTATCAACTGAATTGTCAGAAGATGTACATAGCTTTACTGAGGATCCAATTGTTATTGATAATACGCAACTTGCTTTAATGGATGAGATTCGAAAATATCAGTTGTTAGAGGATATTGCTCATCAATATCAACCAATTTTACCACCGTCACATCAAGCTATGGATATTCTTTTCGATGCGGATAAATACAATCCAACAATGGCACAAGAATACGAAGGGTATTTACGCATGAGAATTGATACGGGTTGCTTAGAAAAAGAGCCTCAGTGGATGAGTATAAAGTTAGAGCAAAGTGACACCTCATTAATTGAGCGGATAAAAGGAATTCATCAACAAGTGAAAAGTCAGGAGCTAATATCATGA